In the genome of Cronobacter malonaticus LMG 23826, one region contains:
- the ihfA gene encoding integration host factor subunit alpha, with protein MALTKAEMSEYLFDKLGLSKRDAKELVELFFEEIRRALENGEQVKLSGFGNFDLRDKNQRPGRNPKTGEDIPITARRVVTFRPGQKLKSRVENASPKES; from the coding sequence ATGGCGCTTACAAAAGCTGAAATGTCAGAATATCTGTTTGATAAGCTTGGGCTTAGCAAGCGGGATGCCAAAGAACTGGTAGAGCTGTTTTTCGAAGAGATCCGTCGCGCTCTGGAGAATGGCGAGCAGGTAAAACTCTCCGGTTTCGGTAATTTTGACCTGCGTGATAAGAACCAACGTCCCGGACGCAACCCGAAAACCGGTGAAGATATTCCCATTACGGCTCGCCGTGTGGTTACCTTCCGCCCGGGGCAGAAGTTGAAAAGTCGCGTAGAGAACGCTTCGCCGAAAGAAAGTTAA